AGAACGCCACCACCGGGATCAGCACCAGATTGGTCAACCAGCCGATCAGCGCCAGGCTGGAGGCCGTGGCCTGGCTGAGCACAACACCGACGATATCGGTGGTTTGCCCCATATGCTCACTGATGGCCGCCTTGACCTTGTCGAACTTCCAGAAACCGTCCGCCAGCCCCAACTTGGCCTGGGCCCACGGCATTGCCGTGTGCTGCAACCAGTCAAGCATCTGCGGCGCCAGCTCATACAAGCGAACCAACTGCTTGGCGAGCATCGGCACCAACACCAGCACCAGCGCGGTGATGATCAACGTGAACAGCGCAAACACCGCCACCACGCCCAGGGTGCGCGACAGGCCAGCTTTCTCCAGGCGATCCACCACGGGATCGAACAGATAGGCCAGCAGTAACGCAACCAGGAACGGCGTGAGGATCGAATGCAGCAAGAACACAAAAACGCACAGCAGGACAATCCCGCCAAGCCACACCCAACGACGCGTATCCGCCATAAACCTCTCCATTATTTGCTTCTATCTATATAGGAAGAACTTTTACCAACGAAAACGCAGTTGCGCCTGCGGCTCAGGTGCAGCGGCCGGCTGCGTACCGTCCACCACTGGCTGCTGGACAGGTGCTTCACCTGCCGGCACTTCCTGCAACTTGGCCAGGCTCAACTGGGTACGCAACTGATCGGCACTGCCGTTGACGCGATACACAATGCGGTTGCCATCCACAAGCTGCGGCTGGCCACCAAACGGTTCGAGCAAATGACCCAGCGCGGCATAGCGCTCCAGGGTCATGCCCTGCACTTCAAGCAATTGCTCGCTGCTCACGCCCGGCTTGACGGCGAAGCGTGGCGCCAGCTTTTGGCTGACGGCCAGCAACACGGCATCGGCCACGGCGGCGGTGTCGGCACCTTGGGCAGTGCCCTGCTCACTTTTGTCGCCCAACCACAGGCGCCATTTTGCCTGCCATTGATTCCCTTCCTGGCGCGCGTGTACGGCGAGCAACGCGTCGGCGCCGTAGCGCTCGGAGGCCGCGCGCAGTGGCGTGGCGTCGGCACTTTCGAGATTCGGTGCAGTGGCGACAACTTGCTCATCCAGGTCGCCCAGCGGCAAGCGCAATGGCAAGCCACGGTGTTGCGCCGCGCGGCGCAGGGCACCGGCAATCGCCTGACCATCACCGACCAGGCTGCTGCCTTCGGTGGAGTCGTTCAGCCACCAGCCGAGAATCGACGGCCGATTGCTGCCCCAGATCGACAGGCCCGCGTCACGCAGGGCGCGATCGGTGCTGACCGGGTCGAAGTCCACTTGCAGGCTTTCCGGCGGGCCGGCGTCGTAGCCGTACTGGCTGATGATTTGCTGCGGGTCTTTGCGAATCGCCGCCAGGCCCGGGCCGTCGGCGGCCTTGGCGTCGTCGGTAAGGCGAATCACCAGGGTTTGCACCGCGCGCTGGGTGGCCTGGTCGCGCTCCTGGGGCGACTGGCTGCTGACCGGTTCAAGCACTTGATAGAGGCCATTGAGGGTTTCGGCATGACTCGCCAGGCTGACCAACGACAAGCAGCCTACAAAGAAGAATTTACACAGACGCATGAAAGATTCCCGAACGACAAATTTAGCGGCTGGAACAGACCGCGTG
The sequence above is a segment of the Pseudomonas sp. R76 genome. Coding sequences within it:
- a CDS encoding DUF2066 domain-containing protein, whose amino-acid sequence is MRLCKFFFVGCLSLVSLASHAETLNGLYQVLEPVSSQSPQERDQATQRAVQTLVIRLTDDAKAADGPGLAAIRKDPQQIISQYGYDAGPPESLQVDFDPVSTDRALRDAGLSIWGSNRPSILGWWLNDSTEGSSLVGDGQAIAGALRRAAQHRGLPLRLPLGDLDEQVVATAPNLESADATPLRAASERYGADALLAVHARQEGNQWQAKWRLWLGDKSEQGTAQGADTAAVADAVLLAVSQKLAPRFAVKPGVSSEQLLEVQGMTLERYAALGHLLEPFGGQPQLVDGNRIVYRVNGSADQLRTQLSLAKLQEVPAGEAPVQQPVVDGTQPAAAPEPQAQLRFRW